In Paenibacillus sp. 1781tsa1, one DNA window encodes the following:
- a CDS encoding methyl-accepting chemotaxis protein has product MKWTLGAKTVAGLVLISIITYGTSGFFIFFVKDWIKLDIPNWVYISIILVMGVCWNGILGWFASRWLTRPIVHLSRAAQQVSSGDLTTEIPQRRTQDELTVLYDAFRVMVSNLRSIVNDIADSTRTTSQNAQSLSEAITQAAEQIEMMSEAVDHIAVGVEEQKVTSHQSLITADEMLNDFQRMHSQSMDMTEMSGQMERSVDHTKQTFSSLMKGMDELAESHNRSRDIMLLLEKEASDIEVITQSVKNIAEETGLLALNASIEAARAGEEGSGFAVVAQQIRKLADESKESVHRINELISRVQQRIRETAQLSHEQHGLVVNESERTISVDQTLHELTGTVDVFMKGAHDIGSKIAEQTGRVEQTHGHVKKIQGKAGSFSDEARRIMDAAHEETAIMEEISSSAEELRQLTDRLLDKTKAFRMQP; this is encoded by the coding sequence ATGAAATGGACTTTAGGCGCAAAGACAGTCGCAGGTTTGGTACTAATCTCAATTATTACGTACGGAACTAGCGGCTTTTTTATATTTTTTGTCAAAGACTGGATTAAGTTAGATATTCCAAATTGGGTATACATATCGATTATCCTGGTTATGGGGGTGTGTTGGAACGGGATTCTCGGGTGGTTTGCCTCTCGCTGGCTGACTCGTCCGATTGTTCATCTGTCTCGTGCGGCGCAACAGGTTTCATCTGGCGATCTGACAACGGAGATTCCGCAGCGCCGTACACAGGATGAACTTACTGTATTATATGATGCTTTTCGTGTAATGGTTTCTAATCTCAGAAGTATTGTGAACGATATTGCGGACAGTACACGGACCACATCTCAGAATGCGCAGTCGCTCAGTGAAGCCATTACCCAAGCTGCGGAGCAGATCGAGATGATGTCAGAAGCGGTGGATCATATTGCGGTAGGCGTAGAAGAGCAGAAGGTTACTTCCCATCAATCTCTGATTACGGCGGATGAGATGCTGAACGATTTTCAGCGTATGCATAGCCAGTCCATGGACATGACAGAGATGTCCGGTCAGATGGAACGATCGGTGGATCATACAAAACAGACATTCTCATCGTTGATGAAAGGCATGGACGAGCTGGCCGAATCACACAATCGTTCCCGCGACATTATGCTGCTACTGGAGAAGGAAGCCTCTGATATCGAAGTAATTACCCAGTCTGTCAAAAATATTGCTGAGGAAACAGGGTTGCTTGCCCTGAATGCTTCCATTGAGGCTGCACGAGCTGGCGAAGAAGGCTCTGGTTTTGCAGTCGTGGCGCAACAGATTCGTAAGCTGGCAGACGAGAGTAAGGAATCAGTGCATCGGATTAATGAGCTGATTAGTCGTGTGCAGCAGCGGATCAGGGAGACGGCACAACTGTCTCATGAGCAGCATGGTCTCGTGGTTAATGAATCGGAGCGGACCATCTCTGTAGATCAGACGTTGCATGAACTGACAGGCACGGTGGACGTATTTATGAAAGGTGCGCATGATATCGGTTCCAAGATTGCAGAACAGACTGGCCGTGTGGAACAAACGCATGGTCATGTGAAGAAGATCCAGGGGAAAGCAGGATCGTTCTCGGATGAGGCGAGACGAATCATGGATGCCGCACACGAAGAGACAGCCATCATGGAGGAGATTTCATCCTCGGCTGAAGAATTGAGACAATTAACCGATCGGTTATTGGACAAAACCAAAGCATTCCGGATGCAGCCTTAA
- the rpoN gene encoding RNA polymerase factor sigma-54: protein MLGVQLVQEQRIRLSITPEMKQSFHLLTMSGQDLTRYLLDAAEENPVLELEEQVAPLARIPRRMDQRRYDSYDPLLQVRDAEPTLEQLLIAQIRVMTLPVEMENMAVYLAGCVNDDGYLTVELAEVQAAIEQPMSKIAAGLELLQSLDPAGVGARNLQECLLLQIRRDSSAALYAERMVEAGLEALVPFHPGKTGSRLGMTSQEAQVAYDYITRLDPKPCRSIGCTERPHYIIPDAIVGLRNGEAYFSLHVAGNPRVSMNEACIRWIREAAPDEIWATRAAEARAIIRSVHLRRRTLVRVLAAVMEEQKHFLVKGPSALKPLNLAVIAEKIGMHESTISRAVSGKYIHTPYGVYELRAFFASGIRTTSGSKTSASAVKRRLKEIIRTEQTQRPYSDSHLTTLLAEEGIVISRRTVAKYREELQILPSLERKRWA from the coding sequence ATGTTAGGTGTTCAGTTGGTGCAGGAACAACGTATTCGGCTGTCCATCACGCCGGAGATGAAACAATCCTTTCATTTGCTAACCATGTCCGGACAGGATCTGACTCGTTACTTGCTGGATGCGGCGGAGGAAAATCCAGTTCTTGAACTGGAAGAACAAGTTGCACCCCTCGCCCGGATTCCGCGGCGAATGGATCAGCGCAGGTATGATTCCTACGATCCGCTGCTTCAGGTCAGAGATGCAGAACCTACACTGGAACAGTTACTGATTGCCCAAATTCGAGTGATGACACTTCCAGTCGAAATGGAAAATATGGCCGTATATTTGGCAGGGTGCGTCAATGATGATGGTTATCTGACCGTTGAACTGGCAGAGGTGCAAGCAGCAATTGAGCAACCGATGAGCAAGATTGCAGCGGGACTGGAGCTTCTCCAATCGCTGGACCCTGCGGGTGTAGGGGCGCGGAATCTGCAGGAATGTCTTTTGCTCCAGATTAGACGTGATTCATCAGCTGCGCTGTATGCGGAGCGGATGGTGGAAGCGGGATTGGAAGCACTGGTTCCTTTTCACCCAGGTAAAACAGGGAGTCGATTAGGCATGACTTCACAAGAAGCTCAGGTTGCCTATGACTATATTACACGTCTTGACCCCAAGCCCTGTCGATCCATCGGATGTACGGAACGACCACATTACATTATTCCAGATGCCATTGTAGGGTTGCGTAACGGTGAGGCCTATTTTAGCCTGCATGTGGCAGGTAACCCTCGTGTATCGATGAATGAAGCGTGCATCCGCTGGATCAGGGAAGCGGCGCCTGACGAAATCTGGGCTACCCGCGCGGCAGAGGCGAGGGCGATCATTCGTAGTGTACACCTCCGGCGCAGGACTTTAGTGCGTGTGCTGGCGGCCGTGATGGAAGAGCAAAAGCACTTTTTGGTCAAAGGCCCATCCGCGCTAAAACCGCTTAATCTTGCTGTTATTGCAGAGAAGATTGGCATGCATGAATCAACGATAAGTCGTGCAGTCAGTGGTAAGTACATTCACACCCCATATGGTGTATATGAACTCAGGGCTTTTTTTGCCTCGGGAATTCGTACAACGTCAGGGAGTAAAACATCAGCATCAGCGGTGAAACGAAGATTAAAAGAAATCATTCGCACAGAACAGACGCAGCGGCCATACTCGGATAGTCACTTGACCACACTGCTTGCCGAGGAGGGAATTGTCATCTCCCGCAGAACGGTTGCCAAGTACAGGGAGGAACTTCAGATTCTGCCTTCCCTTGAGCGTAAACGATGGGCTTAA
- the pruA gene encoding L-glutamate gamma-semialdehyde dehydrogenase, whose product MNIPFVNEPFTPFAVQANQEAFEDALRQVEAELGKEYPIIIGGQKITSSRTLTSVNPAAKNQVVGTIHQADQELAEKAIQTAAETFRTWKHTDPNERARYLYKAAAIMRRRKHEFSAWMVYEAGKTWPEADADTAEAIDFMEFYARDMQRLSGPQPLVRIAGEDNELSYIPLGVGIVIPPWNFPLAIMAGMTSAALVSGNTVVLKPASTTPVIAAKFMELLAEVGLPDGVVNFLPGPGSEVGDYLVDHALTRFISFTGSRDVGLRINERAARTAPGQKWIKRVIAEMGGKDSIVVDSDSDLELAAESITASAFGFSGQKCSACSRAIIHKDVYDEVLQKVIERTQKLTMGSPLEVGSQVGPVIDDKAYAKITEYIEIGKGEGRLVHGGGTGNVEGYFIEPTIIADVDPKARIAQDEIFGPVLAFIKAESFQDALDIANNTDYGLTGAVISRNREHLEQARREYFAGNLYFNRKCTGALVGTHPFGGFNMSGTDSKAGGRDYLLLFTQAKLVSEKY is encoded by the coding sequence AAGCTGAACTTGGGAAGGAATACCCGATTATTATTGGTGGGCAAAAAATAACAAGCAGCCGCACGTTAACGTCCGTGAACCCCGCGGCCAAGAATCAAGTTGTCGGAACGATCCATCAGGCAGATCAGGAATTGGCCGAAAAGGCCATTCAGACAGCCGCGGAGACATTCCGCACTTGGAAACATACCGATCCGAATGAACGGGCTCGTTATCTGTACAAAGCAGCTGCCATTATGCGCCGTCGCAAGCATGAATTCTCCGCATGGATGGTCTATGAAGCCGGCAAGACCTGGCCTGAAGCCGATGCGGATACAGCGGAAGCCATTGATTTTATGGAATTCTATGCACGGGATATGCAGCGACTGAGTGGACCCCAGCCCCTCGTGCGGATTGCAGGGGAAGATAATGAACTGAGTTATATACCGCTGGGCGTTGGCATTGTTATTCCACCTTGGAACTTCCCGCTGGCGATTATGGCAGGTATGACCTCTGCTGCACTGGTCTCCGGCAACACGGTGGTATTAAAGCCCGCCAGCACAACTCCGGTGATTGCAGCGAAGTTTATGGAACTGCTCGCAGAAGTTGGCCTGCCGGATGGCGTCGTGAACTTTTTACCAGGACCAGGCAGTGAAGTGGGCGATTATCTCGTGGATCATGCGCTCACCCGGTTTATCAGTTTCACCGGTTCCAGAGATGTAGGACTGCGAATTAATGAACGTGCAGCACGTACAGCTCCAGGTCAGAAATGGATCAAACGGGTCATTGCAGAGATGGGTGGCAAGGATTCCATCGTTGTAGACAGTGACAGTGATCTGGAACTCGCGGCAGAGTCCATTACCGCATCGGCATTTGGTTTCTCAGGACAGAAATGTTCGGCGTGTTCCCGTGCCATTATTCATAAGGATGTATATGATGAAGTATTGCAAAAAGTGATTGAACGGACACAGAAACTGACGATGGGCAGTCCACTTGAAGTTGGCAGTCAGGTCGGGCCGGTTATCGATGACAAGGCATATGCAAAGATCACGGAATATATTGAAATCGGCAAGGGTGAGGGGCGTCTTGTGCACGGTGGCGGTACAGGGAATGTTGAAGGTTATTTCATTGAACCAACCATAATTGCCGATGTGGACCCCAAAGCCCGGATTGCTCAGGATGAGATTTTTGGACCCGTGCTTGCATTCATCAAAGCCGAATCTTTCCAGGACGCATTGGATATCGCCAATAATACCGACTATGGACTGACCGGCGCGGTGATCTCGCGTAATCGTGAACATCTGGAACAGGCAAGACGCGAGTACTTCGCGGGTAATCTGTATTTCAACCGGAAATGTACCGGAGCACTGGTAGGCACGCATCCATTTGGCGGATTTAACATGTCAGGCACGGATTCCAAGGCAGGTGGAAGAGACTATCTGCTGCTGTTTACACAGGCGAAGCTGGTATCGGAGAAATACTAG
- a CDS encoding aspartate ammonia-lyase, with protein MSTMSTRTEKDFIGEKEIPAYAYYGIQTVRAVENFPITGVPVHRELITALAAVKKAAAVTNMELKMLPSKIGNVIVMAAEEMMKGHHLDHFIVDSIQGGAGTSMNMNMNEILANRGLELLTKSKGDYFHCNPNNHVNMSQSTNDVVPTALRIAAYQLSETLLTTMKRLQDAFHKKEEEFNDVVKVGRTHLQDAVPIRLGQEFGAYARVIGRDIERLEFANRRLLTINMGATAVGTGLNAKPEYIVKVTEHLSDVTGLPLQTAEDLVDATQNTDAYLELSAALKVCAVSLSKICNDIRMMASGPRAGFNELLLPPRQPGSSIMPGKVNPVMAEVINQVSFQVMGNDHTICMACEAGQFELNVMGPVIAFNLLQSLKIMNNGIDVFTRYAVEEMEANRERCELIMKQSFSVVTALNPHLGYNVAASIVKEALKTGLTLQEIILERGLLTPEELEEILHPEQMTTPGIAGEHFLRNMERL; from the coding sequence ATGTCTACTATGTCCACAAGGACGGAGAAAGATTTTATCGGTGAAAAAGAAATTCCGGCTTATGCCTATTACGGCATTCAGACGGTGCGGGCCGTGGAGAACTTCCCGATTACCGGCGTTCCGGTACACCGGGAGCTGATCACAGCTCTGGCTGCGGTGAAAAAGGCAGCAGCAGTTACGAATATGGAACTGAAAATGCTACCAAGTAAAATCGGCAATGTAATTGTCATGGCAGCTGAAGAAATGATGAAAGGCCATCATCTGGATCATTTTATTGTAGACTCCATTCAGGGCGGTGCAGGCACCTCCATGAATATGAATATGAACGAAATTTTGGCCAACCGCGGACTGGAGCTGTTAACCAAAAGCAAGGGAGACTATTTCCACTGCAATCCGAACAACCATGTTAACATGTCCCAGTCCACCAACGACGTGGTACCTACAGCACTGCGTATTGCGGCATATCAACTGTCCGAGACGTTACTCACTACCATGAAGAGACTGCAGGACGCGTTCCACAAAAAAGAAGAAGAGTTCAACGATGTGGTCAAAGTAGGCCGTACCCATCTTCAGGATGCTGTGCCTATTCGCCTTGGACAAGAATTCGGAGCTTATGCCCGTGTCATCGGCAGGGATATCGAGCGTCTGGAATTCGCCAATCGTCGCTTGCTTACAATTAACATGGGCGCAACTGCCGTAGGCACAGGGCTCAATGCGAAACCTGAATACATCGTTAAAGTTACGGAACACCTATCCGATGTTACCGGACTACCACTACAAACAGCTGAGGATCTCGTGGATGCGACGCAAAACACGGATGCCTATCTGGAACTTTCGGCGGCACTGAAGGTATGTGCGGTCAGTCTGTCCAAGATCTGTAACGACATTCGCATGATGGCCTCAGGTCCGCGTGCAGGATTCAATGAACTACTCCTGCCACCGCGTCAGCCCGGATCGTCCATTATGCCGGGCAAAGTCAATCCGGTAATGGCAGAAGTGATTAACCAGGTATCCTTCCAGGTGATGGGCAATGACCACACCATCTGCATGGCGTGTGAAGCTGGTCAATTCGAGCTGAATGTTATGGGCCCGGTTATTGCGTTTAACTTGCTGCAATCACTGAAAATCATGAATAACGGGATTGATGTGTTCACACGTTATGCGGTTGAAGAGATGGAAGCTAACCGAGAGCGCTGCGAATTAATCATGAAACAAAGTTTCAGTGTGGTTACGGCGTTGAACCCACACTTAGGTTATAATGTGGCGGCTTCCATTGTGAAGGAAGCACTCAAAACTGGACTTACCTTGCAAGAGATCATTCTGGAACGCGGACTACTGACTCCGGAAGAACTGGAAGAGATTCTTCATCCGGAGCAGATGACGACGCCAGGAATTGCCGGAGAACATTTCCTGCGTAATATGGAACGCTTGTAG